One genomic window of Clostridium taeniosporum includes the following:
- a CDS encoding DUF3990 domain-containing protein, producing MYKGGRVYHASGEKVEFSEIRKSKYTKDFSWGFYCTNNYEQAEKWSKRNRKTPTINYYTYVEKSNLRILKFEEMNDKWLDFIAKCRAGFIHEYDIVEGPMADDTVWDFVNDYLSGDISKEIFWQLAKFKHPTHQISFHTLKALDCLKFERGEIINE from the coding sequence ATTTATAAAGGAGGGAGAGTATATCATGCTTCAGGAGAAAAAGTAGAGTTCTCTGAAATCAGAAAAAGTAAGTACACTAAAGATTTTTCATGGGGATTTTATTGCACAAATAATTATGAACAAGCTGAGAAGTGGTCAAAAAGAAATAGAAAAACGCCAACAATAAATTACTACACTTATGTAGAAAAAAGTAATTTAAGAATATTAAAATTTGAAGAAATGAATGATAAATGGTTAGATTTTATTGCAAAGTGTAGAGCGGGATTTATACATGAATATGATATTGTGGAAGGTCCTATGGCTGACGATACAGTATGGGATTTTGTAAATGATTATTTATCAGGTGATATTTCAAAAGAGATTTTTTGGCAGTTAGCAAAATTTAAGCATCCAACACATCAAATAAGTTTTCATACATTAAAAGCTCTTGATTGTCTTAAGTTTGAAAGAGGTGAGATTATTAATGAATGA
- a CDS encoding DNA polymerase IV: MSRNDKLIFHIDVNSAYLSWTAIKLLNEGSNIDIRKIHSVIGGNEEKRHGVVLAASIPVKKLGVKTGESLYEAKKKCPNLVIYPPNHNWYFKISNEMIKILKEYSPKIERYSIDECFMDCTHYKDNYQQMAINIKTRISTELGFNCNIGISTNKLLAKMASDFKPKNSVHTLFKNEIKKKMWPLPVGELFMVGKSTKLKLAKLNIKTIGELANLDVDFLIEKMHSHGKVIYEYANGIDNSELIESESLKIKGIGNSITLSKDIDNIEEALKILLSLTENVSRRLRESKNLCSIVTVIIKTNNFVQYSHQKVLSNCTDNTMEIFKGIKKAFCECYRGEKIRLLGVRLTKLCDNKYYQPSLFDFENDKKQKNLDIVMDRIRKKYGKESIIRSELLNSSKINLKDDIIKY; encoded by the coding sequence TTGAGTAGAAATGATAAATTAATTTTTCATATAGATGTTAATTCAGCATATCTTTCTTGGACAGCAATTAAACTTTTAAATGAAGGTAGCAATATAGATATAAGAAAAATTCATTCTGTAATAGGTGGAAATGAAGAAAAACGTCATGGTGTAGTTTTAGCAGCTTCAATACCTGTTAAGAAATTAGGTGTAAAAACAGGTGAAAGTTTATATGAAGCTAAAAAGAAATGTCCTAATTTAGTTATATATCCTCCAAATCATAATTGGTATTTTAAGATAAGTAATGAAATGATAAAAATATTAAAGGAGTATTCTCCTAAGATAGAAAGATACAGTATTGATGAATGTTTTATGGATTGTACTCATTATAAAGACAATTATCAGCAGATGGCTATAAATATAAAAACAAGAATAAGTACAGAACTCGGATTTAATTGTAATATAGGAATATCCACCAATAAATTATTAGCTAAAATGGCAAGTGATTTTAAACCTAAAAATTCAGTACACACTTTATTTAAAAATGAAATTAAAAAGAAAATGTGGCCACTTCCAGTTGGAGAATTATTTATGGTTGGTAAATCAACTAAATTAAAATTAGCTAAATTAAATATTAAGACAATAGGAGAACTAGCTAATTTGGATGTTGATTTTTTAATTGAAAAAATGCATTCACATGGAAAAGTTATATATGAATATGCTAATGGCATAGATAATTCTGAATTAATTGAATCAGAATCTTTAAAAATAAAAGGGATAGGAAATTCTATAACCCTTTCAAAAGACATTGATAATATAGAAGAAGCTTTAAAGATATTACTTTCCCTTACTGAAAATGTTTCTAGAAGGCTTAGAGAAAGCAAAAATTTATGTTCTATTGTTACTGTAATTATAAAAACTAATAATTTTGTTCAATATTCTCATCAAAAAGTTTTAAGTAATTGTACAGATAATACTATGGAAATTTTTAAGGGGATAAAAAAGGCTTTTTGTGAATGTTATAGAGGAGAAAAAATACGTCTATTAGGAGTTAGGCTTACTAAATTGTGTGATAATAAATATTATCAGCCAAGTCTTTTTGATTTTGAAAACGATAAAAAACAAAAGAATTTAGATATTGTAATGGATAGGATAAGAAAAAAATATGGTAAGGAGTCTATAATTAGATCTGAATTATTAAATTCATCTAAAATAAATTTAAAAGATGATATAATTAAATACTAA
- a CDS encoding NCS2 family permease — translation MKKSNRAINANDGFLERTFKLSESNTTIKTEIIAGITTFLTMAYIIAVNPDFLSQTGMDKGAVLTATCLTAGLTTIFMGIYANLPFSLASGMGLNAFFAFTVCGAMKIPWQVALTAVFLEGIIFIILSLTKIREIVVNSIPTSLKIAVSAGIGLFIAFIGFQNAGIVINDNATLVTLGTFKDPRAVISIIGIIIIGILIHKKVKGAMLCGILSCTIISWIYALIIGPAKAAETYKIFLPTGLFGVHSIAPIAGKLDFSVFTTIKGVAMIISVLLTFLFVDFFDTVGTLVGVASKANMVDENGNVLRARQALLVDSIGTTMGALIGVSTVTTYVESSAGVAEGGRTGLTSIMSGILFLFAALFAPIFMAIPSCATAPALIIVGLLMMQNITKIDFYNYTEAIPVFLTIILMPLTYSIATGLMFGVVSYVLFNLFCRKKENVSMTLIILALIFILRFISI, via the coding sequence GTGAAAAAAAGTAATAGAGCTATTAATGCAAATGATGGTTTTCTTGAAAGAACTTTTAAACTAAGTGAAAGTAATACAACGATTAAAACGGAAATTATTGCAGGTATTACTACCTTTTTAACTATGGCTTATATTATTGCAGTAAATCCGGATTTTTTATCACAGACAGGAATGGATAAAGGTGCTGTTTTAACAGCAACATGTTTAACAGCAGGTTTAACAACAATTTTTATGGGGATTTATGCAAATTTACCTTTTTCATTAGCTTCAGGTATGGGGCTTAATGCTTTTTTTGCATTTACAGTATGTGGAGCAATGAAAATTCCATGGCAAGTAGCTTTAACAGCAGTATTTTTAGAAGGTATTATATTTATTATTCTTTCACTAACAAAAATAAGAGAAATTGTAGTAAATTCTATACCTACATCATTAAAAATAGCTGTAAGTGCAGGTATTGGATTATTCATAGCATTTATAGGCTTTCAAAATGCAGGTATAGTTATAAATGATAATGCAACATTAGTTACTTTAGGAACTTTCAAAGATCCAAGAGCAGTAATTTCTATTATTGGAATTATAATTATTGGTATATTGATACACAAAAAAGTAAAAGGAGCAATGCTTTGTGGAATTTTAAGTTGTACCATAATATCATGGATTTATGCTCTTATAATAGGACCAGCAAAAGCAGCAGAAACATATAAAATTTTTTTACCTACAGGATTATTTGGAGTACACAGTATAGCACCAATAGCAGGTAAATTAGATTTTTCAGTATTTACAACTATAAAAGGTGTAGCTATGATTATTTCAGTATTACTTACTTTTTTATTTGTTGATTTTTTTGATACAGTAGGAACACTAGTTGGGGTGGCATCAAAAGCAAATATGGTAGATGAAAATGGAAATGTATTAAGAGCTCGACAAGCATTATTAGTAGATTCTATAGGAACAACTATGGGAGCCTTAATAGGAGTTTCAACTGTTACAACATATGTTGAAAGTTCAGCTGGTGTTGCAGAAGGTGGAAGAACAGGACTTACATCAATAATGTCAGGAATATTATTTTTGTTTGCAGCCTTATTTGCACCAATATTTATGGCAATTCCTAGTTGTGCAACTGCACCAGCACTTATTATAGTTGGATTACTTATGATGCAAAATATAACTAAAATTGATTTCTATAATTATACTGAAGCAATTCCAGTTTTTTTAACAATAATATTAATGCCACTAACTTATAGTATAGCAACAGGATTAATGTTTGGAGTTGTAAGTTATGTATTATTTAATTTATTCTGTAGAAAAAAAGAAAACGTTTCAATGACTTTAATTATATTGGCTTTAATCTTTATACTGAGATTTATTAGTATATAA